A genomic segment from Leopardus geoffroyi isolate Oge1 chromosome A2, O.geoffroyi_Oge1_pat1.0, whole genome shotgun sequence encodes:
- the SPATA12 gene encoding LOW QUALITY PROTEIN: spermatogenesis-associated protein 12 (The sequence of the model RefSeq protein was modified relative to this genomic sequence to represent the inferred CDS: inserted 3 bases in 2 codons; substituted 2 bases at 2 genomic stop codons): MAPAPAKDPSLSLEKSGDSWGNKATASSSLIAPWPPETLGIHLTPQQILTMPETGGWPGAAFAIPEMTFHSAVHQSKACQXYLKASLSLDITXINLLGRSPSSPPSLIQLNRVQERHSWQVIXHFPPCFLGEEDGDAKRACATGQFXIIHEDVSVEPNSTRHGLSHQLAFTEHWYVSSFSTEYSNICAHTLP, translated from the exons CTCCGGCCAAGGACCCCAGCCTCTCTTTAGAAAAGTCAGGAGACTCCTGGGGAAATAAGGCAACGGCCTCCTCCAGTCTCATTGCTCCGTGGCCACCAGAGACCCTGGGGATCCACTTAACACCCCAACAAATCCTCACCATGCCAGAGACTGGCGGTTGGCCGGGAGCAGCCTTTGCAATCCCAGAGATGACATTCCACAGCGCTGTGCACCAAAGCAAGGCCTGTCAGTGATATTTAAAAGCATCTCTCTCTCTTGACATCA GAATCAATCTTCTGGGAAGATCCCCCTCATCTCCACCTTCCCTGATACAACTGAACAGAGTTCAAGAAAGACACAGTTGGCAAGTTAT CCACTTCCCACCTTGCTTTCTTGGTGAGGAAGATGGGGATGCTAAGAGGGCATGTGCCACGGGACAGTTTTAGATAATACATGAGgatgtcagtgtagagcccaatagCACAAGGCACGGCCTTTCACATCAActggcatttactgagcactggtATGTCAGTTCCTTTTCCACAGAATACTCCaacatatgtgcacacacgctGCCATAA